A part of Sebastes fasciatus isolate fSebFas1 chromosome 10, fSebFas1.pri, whole genome shotgun sequence genomic DNA contains:
- the LOC141774900 gene encoding uncharacterized protein LOC141774900, producing MASLPCSPVLSPSPALSCSVCLMFSYSSASFRANGTCIRCSAFAALEARVSELEARFCTLALASSVVSQPLAGADRPSLASASRPPATPEQPGGWVTVRRTHSRTLKPTVNHQPLHVSNRYSPLSDTPAEKPTLVIGSSILRNVKLAKPAAIVNCIPGARAGDIESVLKLLAKDKRKYSKIVIHVGGNDTRLRRSEVTKVNVQSVCAYAKTMSDSVVFSGPLPNLTSDDMYSRMKSFHSWLSWWCPANDVGFIDNWNPFWGIPGLIRRDGIHPTLDGAALLSRNLTKIVGGTNP from the coding sequence atggcttctctcccctgctctcctgttctctctccctctcctgctctctcctgctctgtgtgtcttatgtttagttattcctctgcctcctttagagctaatggtacatgtattaGGTGTAGTGCATTCGCTGCATTGGAGGCGAGGGTTAGCGAGTTAGAAGCCCGGTTCTGCACTTTAGCTTTAGCTTCTTCTGTAGTTAGCCAGCCCCTAGCCGGTGCAGACCGGCCAAGCTTAGCTTCTGCTAGCCGTCCCCCGGCAACCCCCGAGCAGCCGGGAGGCTGGGTGACTGTCCGAAGGACGCATAGTCGTACCCTGAAGCCCACGGTTAACCACCAACCACTTCACGTTTCTAACAGATATTCCCCTCTCAGCgacacacccgctgagaaaccaactctggttatcggcagctccattttgcggaacgtgaagttagcgaagccagctgccatagttaattgcatcccgggggccagagcgggcgacattgaatccgttttgaaactgctggctaaggataaacgtaaatacagtaagattgttattcacgtcggcggtaatgacacccggttacgtcgatcggaggtcactaaagttaatgtccaatcggtgtgtgcatatgcaaaaacaatgtcggactccgtagttttctctggtcccctccccaatttgaccagtgacgacatgtatagccgcatgaagtcattccacagctggctgtcgtggtggtgtccagcaaacgatgtgggcttcattgacaattggaaccctttctggggaattcctggtctgattaggagagacggcattcatcctactttggatggtgcggctctcttatccagaaatctgaccaagattgttggtggaacaaatccatga